In Microbacterium terrisoli, the genomic stretch GCACACCGACCGCGAACGGCCACTGCACCGCGCACTGCGGGTTGTTCGTGAAGATGCGGCTCGAGAAGTTCGAGATGCCCACGGTGCCGGCCATGTCGACCATGGTCGCTGTGCTGTAGTTCGCCGACCGATCCAGCGACGCCGATTCTGCCTTGCTGTCGACGGGAGCGACGTATGCCTGGATGTCATCGCTGCCGGTGGCCGCGACATCCCCCGCCTGCTGCTGCGGCGCTGCACCCAGCAGGTGCGTCTCCGGTGAGGCCACGGCAGCCGCCGGCAGGGTCGAGGTGACGGCCAGCAGGCCGACGGCGATGATCGTGGCGAAGGAGAAGGATGTCGCGGCGGCGCGCTTGGCGATCATCCGCGAGCGCCCGGGGCGCCGCACCTTGGCCTTGTGCTTGCTGTGCCTGTGCGACAGCGTGTCAGCCTCGACCCCGGCGGCGTCGGCATCGTCCCTGGACTGCTGTATCGGCGTCTCACCCGTGAAGGAGAAGAGCCTTGCCGCAGCCGCGAACGCGTCGCGGTCGTCGGCGGTCGGCTTCGCATCGTCGGACACGATCGGGATCGACGCGGTCAGCGGAACGGACGGCGTACGAGAAGTGGATGCTGCAGCCCTCGTGGGCGCCGCAGCAGGTGCCTGCGCGGGCGTCGTAGCCGGGGGCTGCACGGCTGCACTGGTGGGCGCCGCAGCAGGTGCCTGCGCGGGTGCGCTGCTCGTCGACGCTGCCGGCGTCGTCGCGGCGGCGGGGACGACTGTGCTCGTGACGGCGGCCGAAGCGGCATCGGCGAGGCCCGCCGGGCCGGCCTCAGCGGGCGTCGCAGGAGCGTGGGAGCCCAGCGAAATCGGCTGCGTCTGCCGACGCGCGCTGCGGCGCGTCAACGGCATCTGGCCCGAGTGCGTCGATGTGGCAGGCGCGGCAGCATCCACGTCCGGCTCAGTGGTGACGTCGTTCGTCACCCGACCCCAGACCACGGCAGGCCGCTGCGCTGCCTCGGCGCCTCCACGGCGGCGTGTCTCGGCGCGGCTGGAACCCGTGCGCTCAACGGCCGAAGTCGGCACGGGAGCGGTACGGGCCGAACGCCGCGTGGGCGCGGGCTCGGCCTGAGGAGCGTCAAAGGGCAAGGGAAGCGAACTCTCGGGGTCGGGTCGCTGTGGGGGGCAACGGTCGAACACGGGGTAGGTGATCACCCCTGCCGTTCGGGCCGGCAAAGGTAACGAACGGGTAAACACTACAACGCCCGGACTGAGAATGCCATGTGGCACGCGCTCGAAATTCCAGACCGCGTGTCAGCGTCCGTCGATCGCCTGCTCGAGTTGCGCGAACAGCACCGGCCCCGCCGCGATCGTGAGCGCGGTGCTCGGGCGCTGGCCCGGCAGTCCACCCACGACTCCACCCGCCTCTTCGACGAGCAACGCACCCGCGGCGTGGTCCCACGGTCGCAGGCCGCGCTCGAAGTAGCCGTCCAGCCGGCCGGCGGCGACGGCAGCAAGGTCGAGCGACGCCGATCCGATCCGGCGGATGTCGCGGGCCAGCGGCATGACTCGGCCCAGACGCGCCAGATCGCCCACGTGCGTGGCAGGGTCGTAGCCGAATCCGGTCGCCACGAGCGCGCCGGTATCGGTGGGCGCCTCGTTGACGGCAAGACGTCGCCGCGGGGCACCACCGGCCGTGGTCGGCGCGAACCATGCCCCGCCGCCGACCGTCGCGGTGAACAGCTCCTGCATCGCGGGCGCGTACACGACGCCGACCAACCCATGCCAGTGCTGCGGGTCGGGTTCCCCTTCGACGACGGCGATGCTGACGGCATATTCCGGGATGCCGTAGGCGTAGTTGACGGTTCCGTCGATCGGGTCGACGACCCACGTGAGGCCGCTCGTGCCCGCTTCGGCACCGGATTCCTCACCGAAGAAGCCGTCACCGGCGCGCTCCTGCGCGAGACGCCGTCGGATCAGAGCCTCGACCTCCCGGTCGGCGGCGGTCACGATGTCGGCCGCCGCGGATTTCGTCGCCGCGATCTCCACTCCTTCACCGCGCCGCCGTCGGGCGAGCTCGCCCGCCTCGCGTGCCACATCGATGGCGAGCTGAACGAGATCGTCTGCCTGGGTCATGCCTCCACGCTATCGACGCCGGAGGATGCCGCAACCGACCACCGCCCGATCGCACGAGAAATGCGACCGGGCGGTGCGGTACGAGACGGTTCTACGGCTGGGGTGCGGCCGGCGGCTCGGTCGGGGCCGGTGGCTGCTGCGGGCCCGCGCCCTCAGCGGGCATGGCGGGGGCCGGCCATCGCGGGTCGACCTGCGCGGGCTCCGGCAGAGGGGGCACCGGAGACACGGCCTGCGCGGGCGCCGATGGGGGGACGGGCGGCGCGGACGGCGGCGCGATGGCAGGAGCCGGCTCGGGCGCGGGCCACGCGGCCGCCTCGACGGGCGATGCAACGGCGGCCGGGGCCGGGGCCACCGACGGCTGCCCCGTGTAGTAGGCGTTCCAGTCCGGCTGCCCATCGGGCATGACCGGCAACGGGGTGACGCGATCCGCGTAGGTCGGCCACCCTGCGGCGGGCGCAGCAGGCCGCGGCTGCTGCCCGCGCGGGGCGAGCAGCGCGTTGACCAGAGGCACGAGCGCGGTGCCGACCGCGGCCAGGATGGTCACGGCCACCGTCAGTCGCCAGTACAGGTCGTGGAAGCGGACCCATTCGCTCAGCATGAGAGGGAAGACGAGCATGAGGGCCAGCAGGCCCACCAGGATGACCGTGATCCAGAACATGGCCGTCGTGAACGTCGTCGCGTGCCGCTGCCAGGCCTTCATGAACAGACGCACGTGCAGCACCGCCAGCTGCAGGATCAGCACGATCAGCAGGAAGGACATGAAGCGCGACGCGCCGTCGGATGGGCGGAACTCAGGGAACGGCATCCAGATCATCACGGCGCCGATCAGCAGCGTCACCACCCACACGACCATGCTGGTCAGCGCGAACCAGACCGGGCGGCGCGGTGCAAGGTACGTGTCCATCAGCGCCACACCGGCGAAGGCGACCATCAGCACAATGGTCAGGAACGCCCGCGGCACGATGCCGTTCGCCGTGCCGACCAGCACCATGACCACGCACACGATCGCGGCGGCGATCAGCGCACCGATGGCGACCCAGATCGCCGCCCGCAGGATCTTTGAAGTGGACGCATCACCAGGTTGCGTCTCAGGGGGCACGATCATGGACGTCCTCTCGTCGGCGGGGCAGGCCCGCAGTTCCATCCTGACATGCGAGCCCTCTCGCACGTGAGCTTTCCCGACAAGCTGTGGATGGATGCCGCGGGCCACCCGATCCTGGGCATCGAATACGTGCGAGCTATGCATCGCGCCCGCAACCTGTGAAGACAGGCCGGTGCACGCGCCGCTGCGTACGCTCAAGACGTGCGCCGCAACGCCTCCTGCTTGCGCACGAGACGCGTCTGGCTTCTCGCCCGTCCGGCACACGCAACTGAACACGAGGAGGCGTACTCATGTCGAACCGTTCTGTCCCGCGCATCTCCGGTGGCAGCCCGCGGCGCCGGCGGATCACCCAGGCGGCGGGAATAGCCCTCACCGCGCTGACCGCGGTCGGGTTGGCCGCGTGCAGTTCAGGCTCCCCCGGCGGCGGTTCCACCCCGGCGGGCAGCGCGACACCTCCGGGCAATGCGGCATCCGGCACGATCAGCTGGTGGGCGAGCCCCATCACCACCAGCGGCACCGATCCGCGCACCGTGCTGATCAGCGCCTTCGAGAAGGCCTACCCGAACATCAAGGTCAACCTGGTGTCGGCTCCGAACGACACCGACACCAACCGCGCGACCTTGACGACGCAGATCTCCGGCGGCGGCGGCCCTGACGTCTACATGGGCGACGTCATCTGGCCCGCGCAGTTCGGCGCGCACCAGCTGGCCGTTCCACTCTCGCAGTACCTGCCCAAGAGCTACTGGGACACGTTCGCCCAGGGTCTCGTGCAAGGCGCGACATACAAGAATCAGGTGTACGGCGCCCCGTTCTTCGAGGACCAGGGGTTCCTCTACTACCGCAAAGACCTGCTGCAGAAATACAACCTCCCGGTGCCGACCACGTGGGAGCAGCTGGTCACCGACGCCAAGAAGGTGCAGTCCGCCGGTGCCGTCAAGGACGGCTACGTGTTCCAGGGCGCGAACTACGAGGGTGCGACGTGCAACTTCATGGAGTTCCTCGCCGACGCCGGCGGCACGGTGCTCAACTCCGACCAGACGAAATCCACCCTCGACGGCGCTGCAGCCGACAAGGCGCTCAGCTTCGAGCAGTCGCTGGTGACCTCGGGGGTCTCGCCGAAGGCCGAGTCCACCTACCAGGAGACCCAGTCGATGAACGCGTTCGCGGCCGGTGACTCCCTGTTCCTGCGCAATTGGGACTACGCGTACGGGCAGTCCCAAGCCGCGCCCTCCAAGGTGATCGGCAAGGTCGGAGTGGCGCCCATGCCGACCTTCAGCGGGCAGCCGACCCCCGGCTATTCGAACATCGGCGGATGGAACCTGTACGTCAACCCGCACAGCAAGAACATCGCCGCCGACCTCACGTTCATCAAGTGGATGACGGGCAACGACGCGCAGACGACGCTGGCCACGCAGTTCAGCGAGATCCCCACGAACGCCACCGTGCGCGCGTCGGCCGACGTCAAGAAGGCCAACCCGGTGCTGGCGATCGTCTCTGAGACCAAGCTCGTGCCGCGGCCCGCGCAGACGCCGGACTACCCGCAGGTCAGCCAGGCGATCTACACGGCGGTCAACGGCGTGCTCGCCGGCTCCGCGCAGCCGAAGGCGGCCATCACCAAAGCCAGCGGCCAGATCAACAGTGCCCTGAGCGGCGGGCTGTAACCGGCAGACGCGGCCGCGGCGCCGGGATGCGGCATCCATCGGCGTCGCGGTCGCCCCATCGATCGCGGGTTCGAGGAGGCACCGTGACGAGCATTCGGGTG encodes the following:
- a CDS encoding ABC transporter substrate-binding protein, encoding MSNRSVPRISGGSPRRRRITQAAGIALTALTAVGLAACSSGSPGGGSTPAGSATPPGNAASGTISWWASPITTSGTDPRTVLISAFEKAYPNIKVNLVSAPNDTDTNRATLTTQISGGGGPDVYMGDVIWPAQFGAHQLAVPLSQYLPKSYWDTFAQGLVQGATYKNQVYGAPFFEDQGFLYYRKDLLQKYNLPVPTTWEQLVTDAKKVQSAGAVKDGYVFQGANYEGATCNFMEFLADAGGTVLNSDQTKSTLDGAAADKALSFEQSLVTSGVSPKAESTYQETQSMNAFAAGDSLFLRNWDYAYGQSQAAPSKVIGKVGVAPMPTFSGQPTPGYSNIGGWNLYVNPHSKNIAADLTFIKWMTGNDAQTTLATQFSEIPTNATVRASADVKKANPVLAIVSETKLVPRPAQTPDYPQVSQAIYTAVNGVLAGSAQPKAAITKASGQINSALSGGL
- a CDS encoding M23 family metallopeptidase; the encoded protein is MTNDVTTEPDVDAAAPATSTHSGQMPLTRRSARRQTQPISLGSHAPATPAEAGPAGLADAASAAVTSTVVPAAATTPAASTSSAPAQAPAAAPTSAAVQPPATTPAQAPAAAPTRAAASTSRTPSVPLTASIPIVSDDAKPTADDRDAFAAAARLFSFTGETPIQQSRDDADAAGVEADTLSHRHSKHKAKVRRPGRSRMIAKRAAATSFSFATIIAVGLLAVTSTLPAAAVASPETHLLGAAPQQQAGDVAATGSDDIQAYVAPVDSKAESASLDRSANYSTATMVDMAGTVGISNFSSRIFTNNPQCAVQWPFAVGVPISYGFGPRPGEFHEGVDFTPGSGAHVQAIADGVVRVAQQGYQGYGVAVIIDHEIDGQHWASLYGHMQYGSLQVRPGEHVQVGQYIGRTGNTGFSFGAHTHFEIRQNGVTPIDPIPWLRQHNRC
- a CDS encoding inositol monophosphatase family protein; protein product: MTQADDLVQLAIDVAREAGELARRRRGEGVEIAATKSAAADIVTAADREVEALIRRRLAQERAGDGFFGEESGAEAGTSGLTWVVDPIDGTVNYAYGIPEYAVSIAVVEGEPDPQHWHGLVGVVYAPAMQELFTATVGGGAWFAPTTAGGAPRRRLAVNEAPTDTGALVATGFGYDPATHVGDLARLGRVMPLARDIRRIGSASLDLAAVAAGRLDGYFERGLRPWDHAAGALLVEEAGGVVGGLPGQRPSTALTIAAGPVLFAQLEQAIDGR